Genomic window (Neomonachus schauinslandi chromosome Y, ASM220157v2, whole genome shotgun sequence):
CAGTATTTCATTGCATCCTCAAAGTGATTCTACTCAACCCTTGATTCAAGGAGAAAATCAAGCATCTCTTCTGTCAACACATCCTGGAATTAATAATGTTAATACATGGCCTTTGCCTGAATTTGAAACACTGATATCATGGATAGTGCCTTTGTCTCAAGCAGCCAGACTCTTACCCCTATCTGAAACTGATATTAGCAGATATTGGtttaaaactgaaacagaaagagtAAGAACCTTGACCCACTCAGAACTTCATACAGTGAGTACTTTGACCCAGTTTGAAACTGATAGATTTGAGCCCTTGGCCCAACGTGAAACTCCTATAGTCATATCATGGATTCCAACTAAAACTGGTATATCCCACCTCTGGAATAAGtctgaaaactacaaagtaaGAACCTGGACCCTTTCTGGAGGTGATGCCTTGCGACCATGGATTCAGATTGAAGCTAGTATATTCAACCTCTGGATCCAGTCTAAAAGCAGTACAGTCACACACTGGACCCAGCCTGAGTCTCAGTCAGTCAGTATCTGGACTGAAAGAAATACAGGCACATTTTGGTACCTGACTCAAAATGATGTAGTTAGGCCTTGGTCCCAGCTTGAATCTCAGATGACATCTTCTGGGACCCAAAATGGTATAAGTAGCTCTTGGACTCAGTATGAAACTAGTACAGTCAGATCCTGGACCAAGCTTGAAATCAGTACAGTGCAACCCTGGATTCAGGTTGAAACTGCTACAATTAGATCATGGACCCAGtctgaaaatatagaaatataccCCCTGACCCAGCTAGAAGCTGATACAGTAATAAGACACTGGTTCCAGACTAAACTGGATTCAATAAAACCTTGGAACCAGCCTGAAGCCAATACAATTAGATCATGGACTCAGCCTGAAACTGAAACAATCCAAATTTGGACCCAGACAGAGGGGCAAGTAGTAAAACCTCCAATTTTATTGGAAGTTGATACAATTACATCTTGGTTACAGACTCAAAGTGATACAGTTCGACCCTGGATTAAATCTGACTCCCAGTCTGTCAGTCCCTGGAGTCAGGCTGATGGTATAAATCACCCCTGGATTCAGCAAAGAGGTACTGTGAATCAACCCTACTCGGAAATCCAAACAGTCAGACCCTGGATGAAGCTAGAAACTGATGCACTTAGATCTTGGTTCTACattcaaatgaataaagtcaGACCATGGACCAATTCCGAATCTCAGATCTTCAGCTCCAGGTTGCAGCCTGAAGTTGGTATGGTTCACCCTTGGATCCATCCTGAAACCCAAGCAGTGAGATCCTGGGCCCAATCTGAAACTGGTATGATTACATCATTTGTTATTCATAAACATGACAAAGTCAGAACATGGATCCATACTGAAGTAGAAGTCAGACCTGACAGGCAGTATAAAGCTGATAGAATTACATCATTTGTTCCTTCTGAGGTTGAGCCAGATAGAGCAACTCCCTTAACTAGCCATTTCAGTTCCTGGTCTAAACATGTACCTTTTTTACCAATAGAAATaattccttccccacattagtaTTTTGTAGCTTTGTCAACTGAGATAGGTACAACAGAAAGCTAATATCAAATCAATTCTCCCCATTTGAGTGAGCTCACAAacattcccttttttcccctttcaagtACTTGGCTTCCTGAAAGACTTCGTTACCCAAAGTTTGTCAAATTACAAATTACCAAAACAAATGGAAGCCCTGATATAATACCTACATCTCTTAGTCCCCtctctcaattatttttctttcttattccatGTTCTCTTCTATCACCATGTGCATTGTCCCATTCCTGTTTGGTCATTTCTTCTTGTGCCTTCcctttattctgtattttccctTCTTGCTCCATTCTTTCTCCAGCAGCCTTCTCTCCTGTTCTCCTGCCTTAGCCTCCTCTTCTGATAGCTCTGTCAAGGAACTGTCTTCCTCAAATTTACTGAAGAGCACATTCTTTCTCATACTTTTTCATATCGGCTTGCTGCTCCAGCCACCCTTTTAAGAAAAGAACCTTCTCTGATGCCTGGGTCTCAATCTGGAACCAAGTCTAATCAGCCTGAACAAGATCCTCTCAAGTATTCACAACTCAATGTTTCTTTGGCTGAGTGTCACCTGGATGTGGCCTGGAAAGAGAGTGTCCAGGCTTTCTGGCTCTTCAAGACAGCTGTTATTTCTCATGAAGCCACAGGCAAGTTCAGTGTAGTCATCTATTCGAGTTATTATCCTTAGGACCAAGGTCTTTGTTAGAGCCTAATGCAAGAGTTTCTGTATAGGTCAGAAGTCATGCCCTCATACTTGGGCAGGATAAAATTCAAACCATTATTTAGATCAGAGAATGGGGAATGgataataaaatcttaacagaTGTCTACGTATTCAGAGAAGACTAATTTTTgctagaaagttttttttttaaagtatagttcCTTTCAGagcatattataaaaatacttttagtgCTTAGAAATGGTTTACTGTTCTATTTGAGGAATGAATAGACATGTGTTATTTTCAGAGAGTGTATTCAGACAATCTCTGTTCCCATACTCAACTATATAGGGTTAAATTTAGATATTTCCAAGCACTTTCCTAAAGTTGAAAATTTACAAGCACttttataaagtcaaaaaataggaaatcaaacTGTTCAGGTAAAGGAGGTGATAATACTAACTTCAACATATGGATTCCTTCTGCAGAGTGTGGATTACGACCTGGCCTTGTGCCCCACTGTCCCAACTGCTGGGAGGCAGAAGTGGGTGAATTTCCTTGGATGGTTTCCGTGCAActctctttctcccatttctgTGCTGGCTCTATACTGAATGAACGGTGGATCCTTACCACAGCTAGATGTGCAAATTTCATGTAAGTCCGAGTAAGTCATTTCAAGATTCTTTAAAGAAGGTACATATTTTTTGTTACAGAAATCaaattttgtgtatcttcttgCAGTAGTCACATCTGGTACATTTTCTTAACTAAAGAGAAAGCATCTCTTCTTGTACCTTGTCATATCTCAAGTGTCCATAAATTCGTGCTTTACCTGTTTTTCAGAGATAATTTCAGGATCCAAATCAATAGAACTGTAAAAAGATACCCTGTTTTTGTATAATTTTACCtataataaaatgatggaaagtttaggggcgcctgggtggttcagtcggttaagcgtctgccttcagctcaggtcatgatcccaggatcctgggatcgagtcccgcattgggctccctgctccgtggggagcctgcttctccctctgcctctgcctctctctctctctatctctcatgaataaataaataaaatcttttttttaaaatgatggaaaGTTTAAATAGTAAGGTTCACAGTTTTCCATTTTCTGACTTCAAACATGTTATCTCTTAAATATATGGATCTGTAGAATTATAACTATTTGAAAAATATCCTTTTcagtatagttttatttcttcttttaacatagtGAAGTAACTCCTTgaacaaacaaggaaaacaagGCCCCCAGAAAGGGAATAACTGTCCAAAATTACTTACATTATTACTATACAATATTTCAACTCCtaactttcaaaatgtatttcactaagtgtttttttattgttatgttagtcacatacagtacatcattagtttttggtgtatttCACTAAGTGTTAAACGATAAATATTAGGATGCCTAATAATTTAAGTTAGGAATTTTCAACAAAGAAATGGTTTGCATTGTAAAATTTACCTTCTCATTTCTGAAGGTGTCTAAACATAGTGTTCCTAATAAGACACAAGTAGTGAAGGGAATAGGAGTAGTACTTTAATGCTCACCTGGACTTTATTTGATTCATGTTAACTCTAGAGTTCTTTTGCACATtgaaatatgtaataataaaatgcttGATAAATTTCCCTCCCAGAAAAAACTCAGAAGCACTAGCTCTGGTCCAAGTGGGGCTTACTGATCTTCAGGAGCCTGCTCAAGCTCAAATTGTAGGCATTCACCGTGCCATGCCCTACCTAGGTCCCAAGGGACCTTTGGGTCCTGGGCTAATCTTCCTGAAACAGCCCCTACATTTTCAACCCTTGGTGCTTCCTATCTGCCTAGAGGAGAACCTggagcaagagaaaaatatacagctgTATGACTGCTGGCTACCCAGTTGGTCCCTCATGAGAGGTGAGTAATGCAGCATATTTACACGGGCATAAGtatgatatatttgaaaagaaggaGTAGTATCCTTCCATGTAATagatttgttattatttttttcttcagccaTATTCCTCCCTCTAACTAGGGTAAGCCTAAAATCCTCTCTGTTCTCCCTTTTCCACTAGGAAGTCCTGGAATTCTGCAGAAAAGGCACCTAAGCATACTGCAAGTCAGCACATGTGCCCAGTTTTGGCCCAAGCTGAATGAATTCACTTTCTGTGTGGAAGCCAAGAAAGCTCTTGGCGAGGCTGGCTGTAAGGTAATACAGTTGAGGGGTGTGGAAAGCAAAAGTTACTTCTTCAACACCAGAAGTTACTTCCTAGCCTCCTTTAAAATGTACATGGACATTTTGCTCCTTGTTTCTTGCAGGGTGACTTAGGGGCACCTCTGGTGTGCCATCTACAACAAAAGGACACATGGGTGCAGGTGGGAATTTTGAGTCACTTCGATGAACATTGCACAAAGCCCTACGTCTTCAGCCAAGTGAGCCCTTTCCTTTTTTGGCTTCAGGGAGTTACACGGCCCAGCCATGCACCATGGTCCCAGCCAGGGGCCATGACTACCTCTGCTTCCACCTCCCTTTCAGTCTCTACCTCTACAAACGCCTCAGCTTTTACTGCCACTCCTGCTTCTGTTCAGCCACAGTTCATCTCTCTGCCACAGCCTCAGAGTAAGGCCCAAGAAAATGGTAGTGAGggaggtataaaaaaaaaaatgaagagaaaaggataatggaaatagaaaaggagggggagagttttttccagagaaatgaaTGAGTTTTTAATACCAAATAATAGGAATCATTAACCTCATGACTTCCAAAGGGATTTCATACTTGGTGTATTATTTAACTTTCATAATATTACTTTCTGAtatagatgacatgattataataatttcttaattactGTGATACCCATAGAACTAGAATGGTTTAGTCACATTATCAGAATAGAAAGAGGGAACAAGGTTAGCATAGACACTCAAACTTTTTGTTCTTCTAACATGAACTTCTTTACTACCACAGAATCTTACAAAAGTAATGTCAGAATTTTAAGTTGAGTATATACTTTCTTGGTAGTAATATATAAGGATTTCTCTAATATGCTTTACTGAAATCTGTTACATAGTGACCATCATTTTTTCCCTTACTATTATGAAATCTGTCATACTATCTTCAATGATGtcacttttctttccttagaaatttatttctaacacAATCATATTTCTTCATATTATATTTTCACCTAATTAAACCTGTTTATCATGTTCATACTGTCATATCCATAGTAAAGGatgcttttttaaagctttttaaaaattttattttattatgttaatcatcatacattattagtttttgatgcagtggtccatgattcattgtttgcgtataacacccagtgctccatgcagaacatgctctccttaatacccatcaccgggctaacccatccccccaccccctaccctctaaaacacttgttgtaatgagcacatGGTGTTGCATGGAAGTGTAGAATTGCTATATtttacacccgaaactaatattaccatgtatgctaactagaatttaaataaaaactttaaaaaattaaaccttagTGTGATGTGCAGTTGTTACTTTAAATATGATTTTCAGGTTTGCAACTTAGGAAAGTGAAGTTTAGAGTTTGTCACAAAAGTTGTGAGTTGAAGTAATAGTAGTTAATACGTATATAAATTGAAATAACGGTAGAAATAAGATGTATAAAAAGGAGTAAGGGAAGAGAATAGGTGAAGACAGAATCTAGACTATCCAGGGAATTACAGTGTTTTAATTGTCAAAGTGATAAGGACTTTGAAATATCTGAGCAAAGAACTTCTTACCTTCACTTCACTCTAAACTTCACTTTCCTAAGTTGCAAACCTGAAAATTGTATTTCAAGTAACAACTGCACATCACActaaggtttaattttttaaagtttttatttaaattccagttagcatacatggtagtattagtttcagattctacacttccatgcaacaccatgtgctcatcacaacaagtgtattccttcatccccatcacctacctgtttcacccatcctccacctagttcccctctggtaaccatcagcttgttctctagagttaacagtctgtttcttggtttgcctctctctttttttttttttttttcctttgctcttttttttttttttttttaaatttcaaatgtgagtgaaattatatggtatttgtctttctctgaatgacttattttgcttagaataataccctctagttccatccatgccattgcaaatggcaagatttcattcttttctaatggctgagtaatattccattgtatatatacaccacaccttctttatccattcatctgttgatgggctgcttccatatgttggctattatggacattgctactataaacctCAGGGAGCATGTACCCctctgaatcagtattttttattctgagggtaaatacctagtactgtaattgctgggtcatagggcagttttacttttaatgtcttgaggaacctccatactgttctccagagtggctgcaccagtttgcattcccaccaacagtgcaggagggttcttctctgcatccttgccaacatctgttgtttcttgtatttttcattttagccattctgactagtgtgggGTGatatggtggttttgatttgtagttccttgatgatgagtgatgttgagcatattgtCATGTGTAGGTTGGCcagttggatgtcttctttgcagaaatatctgttcatatcttctgaccatttcttaactggatctttggttttggggtgttgagtttaacaaattctttttatattttcaatactagccttttatcagatatattgtttacaaatatctttccccgttctgtaggctgccttttagttttgttgattgtttcctttgctgtacagaagctttttatcctgatgaggtcccaatatttaaattttgcttttgtttcccttgcctcgggagatgtgtccagtaagaagttgctgtggctgatgtcaagaAAAGTTACTATCTGTGCTCTCGTCtgggattttaatggtttcagctttctcatttaatccattttgagtttatctttgtgctgtaagaaagtggtccggtttcattcttctgcatgtggctgtccagttttcccaacaccatttgttgaagggactttttcccattagatagtcttttctgctttgtcaaagattaattgaccacaaaattgtgtgtttatttctggtttttctattctgtttcattgatctatttttgtatattatatatctgtgtattctgtaccagtaccatactgttttggtcactacagctttgtaatataacttaaagacTAGAATTGTACTGCTTCcagcttagcttttctttttctttttttttttttttaagattttatttattagacagagagagacacagcgagagagggaacacaagcagggggagtggagagggagaagcaggctttccatggagcagggagcccgatgaggggctcaatcccaggactctgggatcgtgacctgagccgaaggcagacacctaacgactgagccacccaggcaccccagcttttctttttcaacattgctttgaCAATTAAAGTTTTTCTGTATATGTtcgctaactgaacataataataaaaacatacatatgtaaaaataatttaaaaacatagttCTTCTggggttccaaacaaatttttggattgttctagctctatgaaaaaccctggtggtattttgataggattgcattaaatttgtagattgctgtGGGTTAGAGACATTTTCACAGTAATTTTTCTTCCTGTGCATGACCGTGGAATGTTCGTCCTTTTTTGTGTGCTCTACAAATCCTTTCATCCATGTTTTACagttcagagtacaggtctttcatccctctggttagatttattcctagatatcttattgtttttggtaaaactataaatgggattgctttcttaatttctctttttgctgctcattaattggtgtatagaaatgtaacagatttctgcacattgattttgtatcctgagacttgaTTTATCAGTTCTACCTGAATTGTTGGATGGAGTCTTAtcagttttctgtatatagtgtcatgtcatctgctggtagtgaaagttttgcttctttcttgctgACTGGATGCCTGTTATTCTAGtgcttgtctgattgctgaggctaggacttttaatactatgattaataacagtggtgagagtggacatctttttttttttcctaaatagggAAAGAGCTCTGTTTTTCGCCATTGTGGATGATGTTATCTGTGGggttttcacatatggcctttattatgttgcggtatgttccttctaaacctaccttgttgaggatttttatcatgaatgaatattgtactttgtcaaatgctttttctgtgtctcttgaaataatcatatggttttatccttttattgatgtggtatatcacattgatttgtgataATTGAACCACCCGCAACTCAgcaataaatcccatttgattgggtgaatgatttatttaatgtattgttggatttgattgcTAGTATTTTATCAGGAATTtttccatccatgttcatcagagatattggcctattgtcttttttagtggagtgtttctctggttttgattttagaGTAATTCTCTCCTCATAGAATGGATTTGGAAGTgatccttccttttctgtttttggaatagtttcagaagaataggtattaactgaatgtttgggagaattcatC
Coding sequences:
- the LOC110580822 gene encoding serine protease 55-like; amino-acid sequence: MRSPLCFYQFWGLFFHCCGATLLRKEPSLMPGSQSGTKSNQPEQDPLKYSQLNVSLAECHLDVAWKESVQAFWLFKTAVISHEATECGLRPGLVPHCPNCWEAEVGEFPWMVSVQLSFSHFCAGSILNERWILTTARCANFIKNSEALALVQVGLTDLQEPAQAQIVGIHRAMPYLGPKGPLGPGLIFLKQPLHFQPLVLPICLEENLEQEKNIQLYDCWLPSWSLMRGSPGILQKRHLSILQVSTCAQFWPKLNEFTFCVEAKKALGEAGW